In one Winogradskyella sp. MH6 genomic region, the following are encoded:
- a CDS encoding carboxymuconolactone decarboxylase family protein, giving the protein MALVTPLSPEHDLETKELAEFFNETLGFCPNSVLTMQRRPAISKAFINLNKAVMANEGRVTSALKRMIAWVSSNATGCRYCQAHAIRAAERYGAEQEQLDNIWEYKTHPAFNEAERAALDFSLAASQVPNTVNAEIKERLYQHWDEGEIVEMLGVISLFGYLNRWNDSMGTDIETGAVESADQYLGKHGWEKGKHDGSIY; this is encoded by the coding sequence ATGGCACTAGTAACTCCGTTATCTCCAGAGCACGATTTAGAAACCAAGGAATTAGCAGAATTCTTTAATGAAACTTTAGGGTTTTGCCCTAATTCAGTCTTAACCATGCAACGCAGACCTGCCATAAGTAAAGCGTTTATAAATTTGAATAAAGCTGTAATGGCAAATGAAGGTCGCGTAACTTCTGCTTTAAAGCGAATGATTGCTTGGGTAAGTAGTAACGCTACAGGTTGCAGATACTGCCAGGCACATGCCATTAGAGCAGCTGAACGTTATGGTGCCGAACAAGAACAACTCGATAATATTTGGGAATACAAAACGCATCCTGCATTTAATGAGGCTGAGCGTGCTGCTTTAGATTTTAGTTTGGCGGCTAGCCAAGTGCCTAATACTGTGAATGCAGAAATAAAAGAACGCTTATACCAACATTGGGACGAAGGAGAAATTGTGGAAATGCTTGGAGTTATTTCACTTTTTGGTTACCTCAACCGTTGGAACGACTCTATGGGAACCGATATTGAAACTGGAGCTGTAGAAAGTGCGGATCAATATTTAGGGAAACACGGCTGGGAAAAGGGGAAGCATGATGGAAGTATTTACTAG
- a CDS encoding MFS transporter, with translation MAKTDPYAALRFKEFNIFLLVRFALVFGWSMQFLVIEWQVYDITNSKLSLALIGLCEFIPAFFLAPSAGHIVDRKEKRNLFILCITLFSLISFGLFWLTSEQVEANWSANSILIGIYSLVFFGGVLRAFFGPTIFSLIALIVPKSAYPNAATWSSSTWKGAAVFGALCGGFLIAWIGVHYTLGIIFGLVMLALVLVFQIGKKPILNKAINESMKESLISGIKFVFNDKVILGALTLDMVAVLFGGAVAIFAVFAKDVLDAGPKGFGILNAALSSGSIITMVATTYIPITKNTGKKLLTAVFGFGVFMIIFGASKLLWLSVIALFCSGVFDGISMVVRQTILQLKTPDHMRGRVGAVNSMFVGSSNELGAVESGVAARIFGAPLAVVLGGSVTLLVVAIMSLKNKPLRELDLQQDVEEHYDEVKN, from the coding sequence TTGGCAAAAACAGATCCATACGCAGCACTCCGCTTTAAAGAATTCAACATCTTTCTTTTAGTAAGATTCGCTTTGGTTTTTGGCTGGTCCATGCAGTTTTTGGTTATTGAATGGCAAGTGTATGACATTACCAATTCAAAATTAAGTTTAGCTCTTATTGGTTTGTGTGAATTCATTCCAGCATTTTTCTTAGCGCCCTCTGCAGGTCATATTGTAGATAGAAAAGAAAAACGAAACCTTTTCATCCTCTGCATTACGTTGTTTTCTTTAATAAGTTTTGGCTTGTTTTGGTTAACCTCAGAGCAAGTTGAAGCCAATTGGAGTGCCAACAGCATTTTAATAGGTATTTACAGTTTAGTCTTTTTTGGTGGTGTTTTAAGAGCCTTTTTTGGACCTACTATTTTTTCATTAATTGCTCTAATTGTTCCAAAGTCAGCTTATCCTAATGCCGCAACTTGGAGTAGTAGTACGTGGAAAGGTGCTGCTGTTTTTGGTGCATTATGTGGTGGTTTTCTTATCGCATGGATTGGAGTGCACTATACCTTAGGAATTATTTTTGGCTTGGTGATGTTGGCTCTAGTGTTGGTTTTTCAAATTGGTAAAAAGCCTATTTTAAATAAAGCGATCAACGAATCCATGAAAGAAAGTTTAATATCTGGAATCAAGTTTGTGTTTAACGACAAGGTTATTCTAGGGGCACTAACATTAGATATGGTTGCTGTGTTATTTGGTGGAGCGGTTGCCATTTTTGCTGTGTTTGCAAAAGATGTTTTAGATGCAGGGCCTAAAGGCTTCGGGATTTTGAATGCAGCACTATCATCTGGAAGTATTATTACCATGGTAGCAACGACCTATATCCCAATCACGAAGAATACTGGTAAAAAATTGTTGACAGCCGTTTTTGGATTTGGTGTGTTTATGATCATTTTTGGGGCTTCAAAACTATTGTGGCTTAGCGTTATTGCATTGTTCTGTTCTGGTGTGTTTGATGGTATTTCTATGGTAGTTCGGCAAACCATACTTCAACTTAAAACTCCAGATCATATGCGAGGACGCGTAGGTGCTGTAAATTCTATGTTTGTGGGTTCTTCTAATGAACTTGGTGCGGTGGAAAGCGGTGTTGCAGCAAGAATATTTGGTGCGCCCTTAGCTGTTGTTCTTGGAGGTTCGGTTACGTTACTTGTTGTAGCTATAATGAGTTTAAAAAATAAACCACTTCGCGAACTCGATTTGCAACAAGATGTTGAAGAACATTACGATGAGGTTAAAAACTAG
- the recJ gene encoding single-stranded-DNA-specific exonuclease RecJ yields MRWTLKPKPEPSKVQALKNALQVDEVVATLLLQRGIETFEEAKTFFRPSFEDLHDPYLMKDMDKAVTRIEQAIAEGENILVYGDYDVDGTTSVALMSSYLKTRTANVATYIPDRYEEGYGVSYQGIDFADDNGFSLIIALDCGIKAIEKVAYAKEKGIDFIICDHHRPGDEIPDAVAVLDPKRDDCEYPFKELCGCGVGFKLITAIAFKQGQTVEDLTEYLDLVATAIGADIVPIVGENRALAYFGLQVINTNPRPGIKAIIAEVKKEELSIIDVVFIVAPRINAAGRMKHGNHAVTLLTETDFNLAASYAVDIDQFNTDRKETDRLITEEALLQIEKNKEKDRFTTVVYDENWHKGVIGIVASRLTETYYRPTLVFTKSGDKLAASARSVKGFDVYNALEACREFIEQFGGHKYAAGLTLLPENYEAFKAKFEAVVKETIDPKLLTPELKIDLEINLNQIDDKLMRITRQFAPFGPGNMTPVFMTQGIQDTGWGKCVGEGDKHLRFTGIQPNSNSIVCIGFGLGDKLELIKDKKPFDAAYTIDENHWNGNVSLQLKLKDIKA; encoded by the coding sequence ATGCGTTGGACCTTAAAACCAAAACCAGAACCTTCAAAAGTTCAAGCTTTAAAAAATGCACTTCAGGTTGATGAAGTCGTGGCAACATTATTGCTGCAACGTGGTATCGAAACCTTTGAAGAGGCTAAAACGTTTTTCAGACCAAGTTTTGAGGATTTACACGACCCATACCTCATGAAGGATATGGATAAGGCCGTCACACGCATAGAGCAAGCTATAGCAGAAGGTGAAAACATTTTGGTTTACGGAGATTATGATGTTGATGGTACTACTTCGGTGGCTTTAATGTCTTCCTATTTAAAAACCAGAACTGCAAATGTAGCCACATATATTCCAGATCGTTATGAAGAAGGTTATGGTGTGTCTTACCAAGGTATTGATTTTGCAGATGATAATGGTTTTAGCCTAATTATTGCTTTAGATTGTGGTATTAAAGCCATTGAAAAAGTAGCTTATGCTAAAGAAAAAGGCATTGACTTTATCATTTGCGATCACCACAGACCAGGAGACGAAATACCAGATGCAGTTGCGGTTTTAGATCCTAAACGAGACGATTGCGAATATCCTTTTAAAGAACTTTGTGGTTGTGGAGTCGGCTTTAAGTTAATCACTGCCATAGCCTTTAAACAAGGACAAACTGTCGAAGATTTAACCGAATATCTCGATTTGGTAGCCACAGCAATTGGTGCAGATATTGTACCTATTGTTGGCGAAAATAGAGCACTTGCTTATTTCGGTTTACAGGTTATAAATACCAATCCAAGACCAGGAATAAAGGCCATTATTGCTGAGGTAAAAAAAGAAGAATTATCCATTATCGATGTGGTTTTTATTGTAGCGCCACGTATTAATGCAGCAGGCAGAATGAAACATGGTAACCATGCTGTAACCTTATTAACCGAAACCGATTTCAATCTAGCAGCTAGTTATGCTGTAGATATCGATCAGTTTAATACAGACCGAAAGGAAACCGACAGACTTATCACCGAAGAAGCCTTACTTCAAATTGAAAAAAACAAAGAAAAAGACCGATTTACAACTGTTGTTTATGATGAAAATTGGCATAAAGGTGTCATAGGTATTGTTGCTTCTAGACTTACTGAGACCTATTACAGACCAACATTGGTATTTACAAAAAGTGGCGATAAGTTAGCTGCTTCAGCACGTTCCGTGAAAGGTTTTGATGTGTATAACGCATTAGAAGCTTGTAGAGAATTTATAGAGCAATTCGGAGGTCATAAATATGCTGCTGGTTTAACCTTGCTACCAGAAAACTATGAGGCGTTCAAAGCTAAATTTGAAGCGGTTGTAAAAGAAACCATAGACCCTAAACTTCTAACTCCAGAATTGAAAATCGATTTAGAGATTAACCTCAACCAGATTGATGATAAACTAATGCGGATTACTCGTCAGTTTGCTCCATTTGGACCTGGAAATATGACACCAGTCTTTATGACTCAAGGCATTCAAGATACAGGTTGGGGAAAATGTGTTGGTGAAGGAGATAAACATTTACGTTTTACAGGAATTCAACCCAACAGCAACTCTATTGTGTGCATTGGTTTTGGACTTGGCGATAAATTAGAATTGATAAAAGACAAAAAACCATTTGATGCTGCCTACACCATAGATGAAAATCATTGGAATGGTAATGTTAGTTTACAGTTGAAATTAAAGGATATTAAAGCATAA
- a CDS encoding OsmC family protein: MEHKIVTHWQGGLTFESDNPSGKTVIMDTNIEGQNERFGLSPKAMMLSSLAGCSGLDVISILNKMNEKIDDFKIEVSGELTEEHPKFYHSVKVDYHFYGSDLNRKKCERAVNLSVEKYCGVMEMFRQFAEVETEIFYHVGTKHNM; this comes from the coding sequence ATGGAACATAAAATAGTAACACATTGGCAAGGAGGACTAACATTTGAGTCAGACAATCCTAGTGGAAAAACTGTAATAATGGATACTAATATTGAAGGTCAAAATGAACGTTTTGGACTTTCGCCTAAAGCTATGATGTTGTCATCTTTAGCTGGTTGCTCTGGCTTAGATGTGATTTCTATCTTGAATAAAATGAATGAAAAGATAGATGATTTCAAAATTGAAGTTTCAGGTGAATTAACTGAAGAACACCCAAAGTTTTATCACTCTGTTAAGGTAGATTACCATTTTTATGGTTCAGATTTAAATAGGAAAAAATGTGAACGTGCTGTAAACCTATCAGTCGAAAAATATTGTGGAGTGATGGAGATGTTTAGACAATTTGCAGAAGTAGAAACCGAAATATTTTACCACGTAGGAACTAAGCACAATATGTAA